A DNA window from Luteolibacter luteus contains the following coding sequences:
- a CDS encoding NAD(P)/FAD-dependent oxidoreductase, translated as MTPDLAILGAGPAGSTLAALLSQRGFKVLVFDDAKRPGLLVGESLVPATVPVMRRLGIEERVASYSQHKPGVSFLHREGSRIDFHFGPIAEFLPTYAYNIPRPQFDDTLRERAEELGVKFITHRATVEKGEGDREIQLIPETLAAAGLTEHPRFLIDATGRARVFARTLGIGAKSGERSDVAYFAHFENFHHDFEPAGQVVISILDHGWSWRIPLPGRLSVGIVVHKDAAKTYGETPEERLDYALKNEPLLREHSKNARRVTPVMTYTNYQLVSDRGHGPGWASCGDSFGFVDPMLSPGLFMALESARLFDEHVFSKGKAVLNQPNLMAAGFKAAEEELHDWHESWRELIRHFYDGGIFALFETGTKFSARFKGWPGIGFMERHMTKHIASMASGAFTRRKYSRGLVRFMRQYMLHDCKPPAFYSVLPEGPAKQTG; from the coding sequence ATGACGCCCGACCTCGCGATCCTGGGTGCCGGACCTGCCGGCTCCACGCTTGCTGCCCTCCTCTCCCAGCGCGGCTTCAAAGTCCTCGTCTTCGACGATGCAAAACGCCCCGGCTTGTTGGTTGGCGAATCCCTCGTTCCTGCCACGGTGCCGGTGATGCGCCGCTTGGGAATCGAAGAAAGGGTGGCCTCCTATTCGCAGCACAAGCCGGGTGTCAGCTTCCTCCACCGTGAAGGCAGCCGGATCGATTTCCACTTCGGGCCGATCGCGGAATTCCTGCCAACCTACGCCTACAACATCCCGCGCCCGCAATTCGACGACACACTTCGCGAACGCGCGGAGGAACTCGGCGTCAAATTCATCACTCATCGCGCCACGGTCGAGAAAGGCGAGGGAGATCGCGAGATCCAGCTCATCCCGGAGACCCTCGCTGCCGCCGGACTAACGGAGCATCCGCGCTTTCTCATCGATGCCACCGGCCGCGCCCGGGTCTTCGCACGCACGCTGGGAATCGGCGCGAAGAGCGGAGAACGCAGCGATGTTGCCTACTTCGCACACTTCGAAAACTTCCATCACGACTTCGAACCTGCCGGTCAGGTTGTCATAAGTATCCTCGACCATGGCTGGAGCTGGCGCATTCCGCTGCCCGGCCGCCTTTCGGTCGGGATCGTCGTTCACAAGGACGCGGCGAAGACCTATGGCGAGACGCCGGAGGAACGCCTCGACTACGCACTGAAAAACGAGCCGCTGCTCCGTGAGCACTCGAAAAACGCACGCCGCGTGACGCCGGTGATGACTTACACGAACTACCAGCTGGTCTCGGATCGTGGTCACGGTCCCGGCTGGGCGTCGTGCGGCGATTCCTTCGGCTTCGTGGACCCCATGCTTTCACCCGGCCTTTTCATGGCCCTCGAGTCCGCGCGGCTCTTCGACGAGCACGTTTTCTCGAAGGGAAAGGCCGTTCTCAACCAGCCGAACCTGATGGCCGCGGGCTTCAAGGCAGCCGAAGAAGAGCTTCACGATTGGCATGAGAGCTGGCGTGAACTCATCCGCCACTTCTATGACGGCGGCATCTTCGCCCTCTTCGAGACCGGCACGAAGTTCTCCGCCCGCTTCAAGGGCTGGCCGGGCATCGGCTTCATGGAGCGGCACATGACCAAGCACATTGCCTCGATGGCATCCGGAGCCTTCACACGCCGGAAATACAGCCGCGGCCTCGTCCGCTTCATGCGGCAATACATGCTCCACGATTGCAAGCCGCCCGCATTCTACTCCGTGCTTCCCGAAGGCCCCGCCAAGCAAACCGGGTGA
- a CDS encoding class I adenylate-forming enzyme family protein — translation MNLIEEIARRHDPATVAVTSGERRVTYGELFDQARQIATIMRAHGSPGRIPRVGLQCPNGVSYIVLSMGLLLADACLVPLAEELTESERTEIASITALDLILAADDLPWHGEETVVAASESDGTGWKLHRCASGTLLFPEDGFQALNPAFIRFSSGTTGTSKGVVLSHETLLARITAANEGLRIGQQDRVLWMLPMAHHFAVSIVLYLYFGATTVLEHSPLREDILATAAREEATVIYGSPFHFAMLSGDKSGFMWPSLRLAVATAAALPEPTAIAFEKRFAKPLHQGLGIIEVGLSVLNLEAAGSKPTSLGRPLPSYEVALLDEEGLQAPDGEPGEFHVRGPGLLDAYLVPWNPTHLNDGWFASGDLVRRDEDGDLFLMGRKKSVINVAGMKVFPEEVERVLNEHPGIIRSRVLGREHPQMGQIPIAEIIPSDPALPPKAIELQRYCRTLLSAYKVPMQFKVVESLPLTASGKLKRVS, via the coding sequence GTGAATCTGATCGAGGAAATTGCCCGTCGCCATGACCCCGCGACCGTCGCCGTCACCAGCGGCGAGCGGCGCGTTACCTACGGCGAGCTTTTCGATCAAGCCCGGCAGATCGCGACCATCATGCGCGCGCACGGCAGCCCCGGTCGCATCCCGCGGGTCGGCCTGCAATGCCCGAATGGCGTCTCCTACATCGTGCTTTCGATGGGTTTGTTGCTCGCCGATGCCTGCTTGGTTCCCTTGGCAGAGGAACTCACGGAAAGCGAGCGCACGGAGATCGCATCCATCACCGCACTGGACCTGATCCTCGCAGCCGATGACTTGCCGTGGCACGGTGAGGAAACCGTCGTCGCTGCTTCCGAATCGGATGGTACCGGCTGGAAACTGCACCGCTGCGCATCGGGCACCCTCTTGTTTCCGGAGGACGGATTCCAAGCGCTCAATCCAGCCTTCATCCGCTTCAGCTCCGGCACCACCGGCACCAGCAAGGGCGTGGTGCTCTCCCATGAGACACTCCTCGCGCGCATTACCGCCGCGAATGAAGGCCTGCGGATCGGGCAGCAGGATCGCGTCCTGTGGATGCTGCCGATGGCGCATCACTTCGCGGTATCGATCGTGCTCTACCTTTATTTCGGAGCGACCACGGTGCTGGAACACTCGCCTCTCCGCGAGGACATCCTGGCCACCGCTGCACGAGAGGAAGCAACCGTCATCTATGGTTCGCCCTTTCATTTCGCGATGCTCTCCGGGGACAAGAGCGGCTTCATGTGGCCTTCCTTGCGTCTCGCCGTAGCCACTGCAGCCGCCCTGCCAGAGCCCACCGCGATCGCCTTCGAGAAGCGTTTTGCCAAACCCCTGCACCAAGGACTCGGCATCATCGAGGTCGGCCTCTCCGTCCTCAATCTGGAGGCGGCGGGAAGCAAGCCCACCTCACTTGGAAGGCCACTCCCATCTTACGAGGTGGCCCTGCTCGATGAGGAAGGCCTCCAAGCTCCGGATGGCGAGCCTGGTGAGTTTCACGTCCGCGGCCCGGGCCTGTTAGATGCCTATCTGGTGCCGTGGAATCCCACCCACCTCAATGATGGCTGGTTTGCCAGCGGCGATCTGGTGCGGAGGGATGAAGATGGCGACCTTTTCCTCATGGGCCGGAAGAAATCCGTGATCAACGTCGCTGGCATGAAGGTCTTCCCCGAGGAAGTTGAACGGGTGCTCAATGAGCACCCGGGCATCATTCGCAGCCGCGTCCTCGGTCGCGAACATCCGCAGATGGGACAAATCCCCATCGCCGAGATCATCCCCAGCGACCCCGCGCTCCCGCCAAAGGCGATCGAACTCCAGCGCTACTGCCGCACCCTTCTTTCCGCCTACAAGGTGCCCATGCAATTCAAGGTGGTGGAATCCTTGCCGCTTACTGCCTCGGGAAAGCTGAAGCGGGTAAGCTAG
- the ruvA gene encoding Holliday junction branch migration protein RuvA, with the protein MTELRPWQLPEPVQAGRTMIARLRGKVLEAYPNRLVVDVGGVGYEVHVPLSTFDRIHAAEGVSVDLRTHLNVSPRDMVHTLYGFATEEERDIFLLLIDRVSGVGPSVALAVLNGMPAGRFKACVVGGEIAELSKIKGLGKKTAERIVLELKDKVGVADTWQEVASGQIAPATADAELALMALGYKQVEARKAVRKVLDEQPAATTEELIRGALRSLQ; encoded by the coding sequence ATGACGGAACTTCGCCCTTGGCAGTTGCCGGAGCCGGTCCAAGCTGGCCGCACGATGATCGCAAGGTTGCGTGGGAAGGTGCTGGAGGCGTATCCGAATCGCCTCGTGGTGGATGTGGGAGGAGTAGGTTATGAGGTTCACGTACCGCTTTCCACCTTCGACCGGATCCATGCCGCTGAAGGAGTTTCGGTGGATCTCCGCACCCACCTCAACGTTAGCCCTCGGGACATGGTCCACACCCTCTACGGCTTTGCCACGGAGGAAGAACGCGACATTTTCCTGCTCCTGATCGACCGCGTCAGCGGCGTGGGACCTTCGGTTGCGCTCGCGGTGCTCAATGGGATGCCCGCCGGTCGATTCAAGGCCTGCGTGGTCGGCGGGGAGATCGCCGAACTCTCCAAAATCAAGGGTCTCGGCAAGAAGACCGCGGAGCGCATCGTCCTGGAACTCAAGGACAAGGTGGGCGTCGCCGATACTTGGCAGGAAGTCGCCAGCGGCCAGATCGCGCCGGCCACCGCGGATGCCGAACTCGCCCTCATGGCCCTCGGCTACAAGCAGGTCGAGGCGAGGAAAGCCGTCCGCAAGGTGCTCGACGAGCAGCCCGCCGCCACCACCGAAGAACTGATCCGCGGCGCGCTGCGCTCCCTGCAATGA
- a CDS encoding acyl carrier protein: MEQELIEIVRTEILDTSDPLTPQSDLFAAGLDSMGIMQLLLAIEEKFAVAIDPADLSRENFSTGEKIAALVAGKQAAASR; the protein is encoded by the coding sequence ATGGAACAGGAATTGATCGAAATCGTTCGCACCGAAATCCTCGATACGTCGGACCCGCTGACCCCGCAGAGTGATCTCTTCGCTGCGGGACTTGATTCCATGGGCATCATGCAGCTCCTTCTCGCCATCGAGGAAAAGTTCGCCGTGGCCATCGATCCGGCCGATCTGTCCCGCGAGAATTTCTCCACCGGCGAAAAGATTGCCGCCCTTGTCGCCGGGAAACAGGCCGCCGCCAGCCGCTGA
- a CDS encoding rhomboid family intramembrane serine protease, with amino-acid sequence MTLDAELPAWARDDAFPEAGPGWGWVDRKGNRFDCDSFAALSRVISEDLAARVDLVWTPDSPGLVLPEEISELHPALKMARIRWAEWDIEEGRRQMTIFGIAFVVLLVFGGLKIERILSNGTLGLAALLFVILGLFPWYKGRKRLQRARKWAAGEMIADAPALRFETWLAIQKAPVTRLLLGLMVLAGLTQVVVEIHAFNQRHSLHGFASFLALINVILHLGALDGGGHVTVGNAGLSKGALFEWWRLCTAPFLHGHWLHWLMNASALAYLGKRVETFARWPHLVMVFLISAWIGGEASARFTSVPSVGASGGLMGLLGFLLVFETLHRTLVPESSRRRLLAGVVFTGIIGFLFRHFIDNAAHVGGLVAGMVYAAFVFPRSSSPHRPRTTMVDVVLGGAALGLVVSAAIFACIKMV; translated from the coding sequence ATGACGCTTGATGCCGAGCTTCCCGCATGGGCGCGGGACGACGCCTTTCCCGAAGCCGGACCTGGTTGGGGTTGGGTGGACCGGAAGGGAAATCGCTTTGATTGCGATAGCTTCGCGGCGCTGTCCCGCGTGATCAGCGAGGATCTGGCGGCGCGCGTAGATCTGGTTTGGACCCCGGATTCGCCGGGCCTGGTGCTGCCGGAAGAAATCTCGGAGCTGCATCCCGCACTAAAAATGGCCCGCATCCGCTGGGCGGAGTGGGACATTGAGGAGGGGAGGCGGCAGATGACGATTTTCGGCATCGCGTTTGTCGTTTTGTTGGTTTTCGGCGGATTGAAGATCGAGCGCATTCTGTCCAATGGCACGCTAGGCCTTGCCGCGCTGTTGTTTGTGATTCTGGGGCTGTTTCCTTGGTATAAGGGCCGGAAGCGCCTGCAGCGGGCGCGGAAATGGGCGGCAGGGGAAATGATCGCGGACGCCCCGGCATTGAGGTTCGAGACTTGGCTCGCGATCCAGAAGGCACCGGTAACGAGGCTTCTCTTGGGACTGATGGTATTGGCCGGTCTTACCCAGGTCGTCGTCGAGATCCACGCCTTCAATCAACGCCACTCCCTGCACGGCTTCGCTTCATTCCTCGCCTTGATCAATGTGATCCTGCACCTCGGAGCGCTTGATGGCGGCGGCCACGTGACGGTCGGCAATGCCGGGTTGTCGAAAGGAGCGCTGTTCGAGTGGTGGCGGTTGTGCACGGCCCCCTTCCTCCACGGACACTGGCTCCACTGGCTGATGAATGCCTCCGCGCTCGCCTATTTGGGCAAGCGGGTGGAAACTTTCGCGCGCTGGCCCCATCTGGTGATGGTGTTCCTGATTTCCGCATGGATTGGCGGCGAGGCTTCGGCGCGCTTCACCTCGGTCCCGTCCGTAGGCGCCTCCGGCGGCCTGATGGGTTTGCTGGGTTTCCTGCTGGTCTTCGAAACCCTGCACCGGACCCTGGTACCGGAAAGCTCACGCCGACGCTTGCTCGCGGGCGTGGTCTTCACGGGTATCATCGGCTTTCTCTTCCGGCATTTCATCGACAATGCGGCGCACGTCGGCGGTTTGGTCGCCGGGATGGTCTATGCCGCCTTCGTTTTTCCACGCTCTTCTTCGCCGCATCGTCCACGGACGACCATGGTGGATGTGGTGCTCGGAGGGGCTGCCTTGGGACTCGTGGTCTCTGCCGCGATCTTCGCGTGCATCAAGATGGTCTGA
- the secG gene encoding preprotein translocase subunit SecG: MIVSAVNWLSISINLLLAIFVIVCVLMSMIILMQRPKNEGLGAAFGSGATDQLFGARTTNVLQKATVYLASFFFVLTLTLAVLIQKKNSSNPTLIAKVAPAAVVAEPAKPTSIADEAEKAGEKPLEPEAVTPPAEAPASAPENATTPETTPAPETTPAPETAPETKPESAPAEQTPPPADEQKAPEGQ, translated from the coding sequence ATGATTGTCTCTGCCGTTAATTGGCTCTCGATCAGCATCAACCTGCTGCTCGCCATTTTCGTGATCGTCTGCGTCCTGATGAGCATGATCATCCTGATGCAGCGCCCGAAGAACGAGGGCCTCGGCGCGGCATTCGGATCCGGCGCCACGGACCAGCTCTTCGGAGCCCGCACCACGAACGTGCTGCAGAAGGCCACCGTCTATCTCGCCAGCTTCTTCTTCGTGCTGACACTGACCTTGGCCGTCCTGATCCAGAAGAAGAATTCGAGCAATCCGACCCTGATCGCCAAGGTGGCGCCGGCTGCAGTGGTCGCCGAGCCCGCGAAGCCGACTTCGATCGCGGACGAAGCGGAGAAGGCCGGTGAAAAGCCGCTGGAGCCTGAAGCCGTGACTCCGCCCGCTGAAGCACCTGCTTCGGCTCCGGAAAACGCGACCACTCCCGAGACCACCCCGGCCCCGGAAACCACCCCAGCGCCCGAGACGGCTCCGGAAACCAAGCCGGAAAGCGCTCCCGCCGAGCAGACCCCGCCGCCTGCCGACGAGCAAAAGGCTCCCGAGGGACAGTAA